From the Eleutherodactylus coqui strain aEleCoq1 chromosome 7, aEleCoq1.hap1, whole genome shotgun sequence genome, one window contains:
- the LOC136572422 gene encoding fatty acid binding protein 1-B.1-like — protein sequence MPGLVGTYEKKQNEGFLCCMKLLNVPEEKMEKAKGHKCTIQIEKTDNGCCITERIGDAVATTNKITFDKKGEVELPSGEKVQATATVTPECDQIVVTVNESFKITLKQTEEGMKITVEKDGKVCVIDCARVAEKETEKAE from the exons ATGCCTGGACTCGTTGGAACATATGAGAAGAAGCAGAATGAAGGCTTTCTGTGTTGCATGAAGTTACTTA ACGTACCTGAAGAAAAGATGGAGAAGGCAAAAGGTCACAAGTGCACAATACAGATCGAGAAGACAGACAACGGCTGTTGTATCACAGAAAGAATTGGGGATGCTGTTGCAACAACTAATAAAATCACCTTTGATAAAAAGGGAGAAGTTGAACTGCCTTCAGGAGAGAAAGTCCAG GCTACAGCTACAGTTACACCTGAGTGCGATCAGATAGTAGTGACAGTGAACGAAAGCTTTAAGATAACCCTGAAACAAACTGAAGAGGGCATGAAAATT ACTGTGGAGAAGGATGGCAAAGTCTGCGTGATAGACTGCGCAAGAGTGGCTGAGAAAGAAACCGAGAAGGCGGAATAG